CAGGGTCAGCGGCCGGCCACTGCGGCGGGTCGAGGCGGACAGCTCACGCAGGCGGGTCTGCCACCCGCGGCGGTTCTCCAAACCGGTCAGGGCATCGGTGTCGGCCAGCGCCTCGAGTTCCATCCGCACCCGGGCCGCGGTGAGCACCGAGCCGACCTCGGCGGCCAGCGCCTTCACCGCCGCGACGGCCGGATCAGCCGGGCCGTCCAGTTCGCGGGCCCAGGTGACCGCCAGGACGCCGATGATCGTCCGCCCGTCCATCAGGGGTTCCCACCAGGCGGTGGCAGTCGACGCCGGCGCCGGAAGCGGACCGAAACCCCAGTCGTCGCCGCCGTCCGCACCGATCATCTCGGCCGCGCCGCCGGCCCAGATCCGGCCGGCCGCCCCGGCCGTGGTCCGGATCTCGGCACCGGCCAGATCGTGCCCGAGGCACTGGGTCACGGTCAACGTGCCGGACGCGCCCGACTCGAGGATGCTCACCGACGCGGCCTGGGCCAGCCATCGCACCTCGGCAGTCAGCACCGGACGCGGATCCTCCCCCGATTGGACACAACGGGCGACCCGGGCTGTCGCGGTCAGGGTGGCCTGCGATTGCTGCAAGGTGGACTCCCGGCGCTTACGCTCGGTCACATCCTGCGCGTGGGCCAGGGTCCACCGCTGGCCGAGCGGTCCGTGCACCGGCGCGACCGACAACCAGCCCCAGCGCACTCCACCGTCGGGCCGGACCCAGCGCTTCTCCACCCGGAGGACCCCGCCGTCGTCGGCGCCGTCGTCCACCAGACCTTCCATCGCCCCCTGCTGGTCGAGATCGTCGCGGTGGGTGAACTCGCTCCATGGGCGGCCGACCAGCTCGTCCGGCGCCCGTCCCAGCAACCGGCACCAGGCCGGGTTCACCTCGACGAAGAGTCCCTGCTCGTCGGCCAGGGCCATGCCGACCGGACTGGCGTAGAACATCTCGCGGAAGCGGCCGTCGTGACCCACCGCCATCCTGGCCGCGGTCGCGTCCGGCCCACCCAGACGCCGTAGCGCACACCAGCCCCACGTCGATGCTCCGGCGCCGGCGACGGCCAGGACCAGGAAGGACGTTCGCACCTCCGGGCGCGCGTCGGAGACGATCAACAGGACCAGCACGGCCAGGGTCGCGGATCCGAAGGCGGCGGCGGCCGTTGCCAGGCCCACCTGCCGGGCAGATCGGCCGGGGGGGCCACCGGGCGACGGCCGAGCATGCTCCGGTACCACCGTCCGGTCGCTCATGGCGGGCCGCCTTCGAAGACGCAAGCGCGATTTGTGACTTTGTGTTACGAACTATACGCCCACAGTCACGATTTGCGGCCTGCGACACGGCCTTTCTCTGCCGGCCACCGCCGTTTTCAGCCGGCCGCCTGCCGATACCGGTCGATCTGCTCCACCAGTTGCGCCTTCTCCGCCGCCGGGGCGAACGAGTACTGGGCCGCCGCCATGGCCAGCCCGGCGATCCCGGACGCATCCAACCCCAGCAGGTCCGCCGCGACCTCGTACTCCCGGTTGAGCGTGGTGGAGAACATCGGCGGATCGTCGGAGTTGATGGTCACCGGCACCCCGGCCGCGGCCAGAGCGGGCAGCGGATGCTCGGCCAGCGAACGGACGGACCGGGTGCACACATTCGACGTCGGGCAGACCTCGAGAGCGATGCCGTGGTCGGCCAGGTAGGCCATCAACCGCGGGTCCTGGGCGGCGGCGATGCCGTGGCCGATCCGCTCCGCGCCGAGGTGCTCGATCGCGTCCCAGACCGTCTGCGGACCGGTGGACTCCCCGGCGTGCGGCGCACTGTGCAGCCCGGCCGCCCTGGCCGCCGCGAAATGGCGGGCGAACTGCGGCCGGGGCACCCCGATCTCCGGTCCACCGAGGCCGAAACTGATCAGGCCGGCCGGCTGCTGCGTGAGTGCGATCTCCAGGGTGGCGTCCGCCGCTTCCGGCCCCGCCTCACCGGGGATGTCGAAGCACCAGCGCAAGGCGATGCCGAAGTCACGCTCGGCCTGGAGCCGCGCGTCCTCGATGGCCGCGCAGAACTCCGGGGCGGCGACGCCGGCCCGGACCGAGGTGAACGGGGTGACGGTCACCTCGGCGTACCGAACGTTCTGGCCGGCCAGGCCGCGCGCCACCTCGTAGGTCAGGGTGTGCACGTCGTCCGCGTCGCGGATCAGGTCGACCACCGACAGGTAGACCTCGACGAAGTGGGCGAAGTCGGTGAACGTGAAGTACTCGGCCAGCGACGCGGGATCGGCCGGCACCCGGGTCGATCCCGCGTGACGGGCGGCGAGTGCCGCCACCGCCGTCGGGGAGGCCGATCCGACGTGGTGCACGTGCAGTTCCGCCTTGGGCAGGCCGGCAATGAAAGCTGAAAGATCGGTCACGGATGCACAGCATTCCAGAAGGCGCGGCCCCGGCCGGTCAGGCTCGGCTCGACCACACCGCGACCGCCACCAGATCCCGCGCCGGTCCGGCCGGGGGCTGCGGGCTGTCGCGCCACACCGCCCGCAGTTGGCGACGGAGATCCAGCCCGTCCACGTGCACCTGGACCAACCGCCCGAGCGCCAGGTCGTCGGCCACGGCGAGCGCGCTGAGGGCTCCAGGTGCCGTTCCGGCGGCGATCGCCGCTCGGACGGCGGCCGTGGTCGCCAGTTCGATGACCGGATGGGACAGTTCGACGTCCCGGGACACCAGGGCCAGCAAGCCCTTGACGAAGGCCTCGCGCGTCCCCGACCCGCGCTCCCGGCTGACCAGCGGGGTGCGGGCCAGCTCCTCCGGGGACACGGACCGGCCCGGTCGCGTCCACGGATGCCCGGGTGCGGCGACCACGACCAGGTGGTCCTGCCCAACCACCTTGGAGCGCACGGCCGCGGGTGCTCCGGGCGCTTCGACGAATCCCAGGTCGGCCGATCCGTCCAGCACGGCCCTGACCACGGCGTCGCTGTTGGCGGTGGTCAGTTCGAGGTCGGTCAGATCGTCGCCGCGGCGCTGTTGACCGGCCCGCAGGGCCAGGAACCAACGCGGAGCCAGATGTTCGGCGATGGTCAGGCTGGCGGCCACCCTCAGGTGTGCGTTCCGGGTGGTCCGCAGCGAACCGATGCCGGCATCCAACCGGTCCGCAGCCTGGATCACCGGGGCGGCCCACCCGGCGACCAGGGCACCGGCCGTCGTCAGGGACGAGCCGTGACTGCTGCGCGCCACCAGGGGCAACCCGATCTGGGCCTCCATGGCGCGCATGCGCAGCGAGGCGGCCTGCTGCGAGATGCCGAGGACGGACCCGGCCGCAGCCAGGCTCCCGGTGTCCTGGACCGCCAGCAGGAGTTGCAGACCGATGAGATCCGGGACCTTTCGACTGAGCACGTTCGCCATCTGACCACAAGGAACGCTTGTACCGCGACAAGGCATTGCCCACTACCGAGGTTCCCCGCCGAGCGGAATCGTGATCAGGGTGAGTACTGCGACCCCGACCCGATCCCGAACCACCCCGACTCCCCCGCCGTCCCTCCGAACCTTCCTGCGCGAACTGCGGCGCCCGGGGCAGGTGTTCGAGAACATCACGCCGAACTGGTTCGCCTCAGTGATGGGCACCGGAATCGTGGCCAACGCCGCCGCCGGCCTGCCGGTCCACGTCGTCGCGCTGCGCGGGTTCGCCGTCGGCGTGTGGCTGCTGGCCACCGTTGCCCTGGCCGGTCTGACCGTCGCGTTCGCCGTGCACTGGGCCCGCCATCGCGACCGGGCCCGGACCTACGCCGACCATCCGGTGATGAGCCAGTTCTACGGCGCACCCCCGATGGCCCTGCTCACCGTCGGCGCGGGCACGCTGCTGGTGGGCCGGGACGTCATCGGCATCCACGCGGCGGTCGCCGTCGACTTCCTGCTGTGGACGATCGGGACGCTGACCGGTCTGGCCACCAGCCTGGCCGTTCCGTTCCGGATGATCACGCGGTCGGACCGCACGGGGGTCACCGCACTCCCGGCGTGGCTGATGCCCATCGTGCCGCCCATGGTCTCGGCGTCCACCGGCGCCCTCCTGCTCCCGCACGTCCCAGCCGGTCAGGCCCGCCTCGACCTGCTACTGGCCTGCTACGGCATGTTCGGGCTCAGCCTGTTCATCGGCCTGATCACGATGACGCTCATCTACTCCCGGCTCGTCCACGACGGCCTGCCGCCGGTCCAGGCCGCCCCCACGGTGTGGATCACCCTCGGCATGATCGGGCAGTCGATCACGGCGGTCAATCTGCTCGGGAACGCCGCCGGGTCGGCCCTCGGTCAACCGTTCGCCGATGGTCTCCGGGTCTTCGGCCTGATCTACGGCGTTGCCATGGGCGGCTTCGGAGTCCTGATGTTCGGCCTGGCCGTCGCGCTGACCGTGCACGCGGCCCGGCGCCACCTCTCGTTCTCGCTGACCTGGTGGAGTTTCACCTTCCCGATCGGCACCTGCGTCACCGGCGCCGCCGGACTCGGCACCACCTCGGGATCGACTCTGATCCACGCCACCGCGGTGGTCCTGTACGGCGTCCTGCTGGGCGCCTGGGCCACCGTGGCCACCCACACGCTGCGCGGATCGGTGACCGGCCGGGTCTTCCTTCCGGCCTGACCGCCCGCGTCGGCGCGGTCCATGCGGGCGCATGGAATTAACCTCCTCCCGGTACTGTTGTGCAGGGCAGCTGGTAGTTGACCAGTCAACCAGTTCGGCACCACACGAGGAGCGCACCATGCAGTTCGGAATCTTCACCGTCGGAGACGTCACGACGGACCCCACCAACGGGACGACACCGACCGAGGCCGAGCGCATCAAGGCGATGGTCGCCATCGCGATCAAGGCCGAAGAGGTCGGGCTGGACGTGTTCGCCACCGGCGAGCACCACAACCCGCCGTTCGTGCCGTCGTCGCCGACCACCATGCTCGGCTACATCGCGGCCCGAACCGAAAAGCTGATCCTGTCCACATCGACCACCCTGATCACGACGAACGACCCGGTGAAGATCGCCGAGGACTTCGCGATGCTCCAGCACCTGGCCGACGGCCGGGTCGACCTGATGATGGGCCGCGGCAACACCGGACCGGTGTACCCGTGGTTCGGTCAGGACATCACCAAGGGCGTCGAGCTGGCCATCGAGAACTATGCGCTGCTGCGCCGGCTCTGGCGCGAGGACGTCGTGGACTTCAAGGGCAAGTTCCGCACCCCGCTGCGCGGGTTCACCTCGACCCCGCGCCCACTGGACGACGTGCCGCCGTTCGTCTGGCACGGCTCGATCCGCACCCCGGAGATCGCCGAACAGGCCGCCTACTACGGCGACGGGTTCTTCGCCAACCACATCTTCTGGCCCAAGGAGCACTACAAGCGGCTGATCGGCCTGTACCGCTCGCGGTTCGAGCACTACGGGCA
This window of the Nakamurella panacisegetis genome carries:
- a CDS encoding sensor domain-containing diguanylate cyclase, which produces MGLATAAAAFGSATLAVLVLLIVSDARPEVRTSFLVLAVAGAGASTWGWCALRRLGGPDATAARMAVGHDGRFREMFYASPVGMALADEQGLFVEVNPAWCRLLGRAPDELVGRPWSEFTHRDDLDQQGAMEGLVDDGADDGGVLRVEKRWVRPDGGVRWGWLSVAPVHGPLGQRWTLAHAQDVTERKRRESTLQQSQATLTATARVARCVQSGEDPRPVLTAEVRWLAQAASVSILESGASGTLTVTQCLGHDLAGAEIRTTAGAAGRIWAGGAAEMIGADGGDDWGFGPLPAPASTATAWWEPLMDGRTIIGVLAVTWARELDGPADPAVAAVKALAAEVGSVLTAARVRMELEALADTDALTGLENRRGWQTRLRELSASTRRSGRPLTLAIVDLDHFKLYNDAYGHHHGDALLRTFAARAQAQLRQADVIARWGGEEFAIALPGCGSTDAGPLLDRLRTVVPDGQTCSIGYATLLPDESGSECLVRADAMLYRAKREGRNRIVGGVDVVARPAD
- a CDS encoding adenosine deaminase, producing MTDLSAFIAGLPKAELHVHHVGSASPTAVAALAARHAGSTRVPADPASLAEYFTFTDFAHFVEVYLSVVDLIRDADDVHTLTYEVARGLAGQNVRYAEVTVTPFTSVRAGVAAPEFCAAIEDARLQAERDFGIALRWCFDIPGEAGPEAADATLEIALTQQPAGLISFGLGGPEIGVPRPQFARHFAAARAAGLHSAPHAGESTGPQTVWDAIEHLGAERIGHGIAAAQDPRLMAYLADHGIALEVCPTSNVCTRSVRSLAEHPLPALAAAGVPVTINSDDPPMFSTTLNREYEVAADLLGLDASGIAGLAMAAAQYSFAPAAEKAQLVEQIDRYRQAAG
- a CDS encoding LysR family transcriptional regulator, which codes for MANVLSRKVPDLIGLQLLLAVQDTGSLAAAGSVLGISQQAASLRMRAMEAQIGLPLVARSSHGSSLTTAGALVAGWAAPVIQAADRLDAGIGSLRTTRNAHLRVAASLTIAEHLAPRWFLALRAGQQRRGDDLTDLELTTANSDAVVRAVLDGSADLGFVEAPGAPAAVRSKVVGQDHLVVVAAPGHPWTRPGRSVSPEELARTPLVSRERGSGTREAFVKGLLALVSRDVELSHPVIELATTAAVRAAIAAGTAPGALSALAVADDLALGRLVQVHVDGLDLRRQLRAVWRDSPQPPAGPARDLVAVAVWSSRA
- a CDS encoding TDT family transporter, which codes for MSTATPTRSRTTPTPPPSLRTFLRELRRPGQVFENITPNWFASVMGTGIVANAAAGLPVHVVALRGFAVGVWLLATVALAGLTVAFAVHWARHRDRARTYADHPVMSQFYGAPPMALLTVGAGTLLVGRDVIGIHAAVAVDFLLWTIGTLTGLATSLAVPFRMITRSDRTGVTALPAWLMPIVPPMVSASTGALLLPHVPAGQARLDLLLACYGMFGLSLFIGLITMTLIYSRLVHDGLPPVQAAPTVWITLGMIGQSITAVNLLGNAAGSALGQPFADGLRVFGLIYGVAMGGFGVLMFGLAVALTVHAARRHLSFSLTWWSFTFPIGTCVTGAAGLGTTSGSTLIHATAVVLYGVLLGAWATVATHTLRGSVTGRVFLPA
- a CDS encoding LLM class flavin-dependent oxidoreductase; amino-acid sequence: MQFGIFTVGDVTTDPTNGTTPTEAERIKAMVAIAIKAEEVGLDVFATGEHHNPPFVPSSPTTMLGYIAARTEKLILSTSTTLITTNDPVKIAEDFAMLQHLADGRVDLMMGRGNTGPVYPWFGQDITKGVELAIENYALLRRLWREDVVDFKGKFRTPLRGFTSTPRPLDDVPPFVWHGSIRTPEIAEQAAYYGDGFFANHIFWPKEHYKRLIGLYRSRFEHYGHGSADQAIVGLGGQVFLHKNSQEAVKQFRPYFDHAPVYGYGPSLEDFMRQTPLTVGSPEQVIDRTLSFRETFGDYQRQLFLMDHAGLPLKTVLEQLDILGEQVIPTLRSEFDALRPAHVPEAPTHQSLLAQSRAIADAAALDGARA